A window of the Podospora bellae-mahoneyi strain CBS 112042 chromosome 6, whole genome shotgun sequence genome harbors these coding sequences:
- a CDS encoding hypothetical protein (antiSMASH:Cluster_2), translating to MKLSSCLAAIPFAFSRGALAAALPPPPPEPLPLVPEPMAIPEESVESLSAPSEDETLHPHLA from the exons atGAAACTATCCTCGTGCCTTGCAGCCATTCCGTTTGCGTTTAGCAGGGGAGCACTTGCGGCG gccctgccaccaccacccccagagCCTCTACCTTTAGTGCCAGAGCCCATGGCGATACCGGAAGAATCCGTAGAGTCACTCAGCGCCCCCAGCGAAGACGAGACTTTACATCCCCACCTTGCCTAG